A region from the Fundulus heteroclitus isolate FHET01 chromosome 22, MU-UCD_Fhet_4.1, whole genome shotgun sequence genome encodes:
- the cdc42ep3 gene encoding cdc42 effector protein 3, whose amino-acid sequence MPAKAPIYLKPTNSKKGKKCRLRDILSPDMISPPLGDFRHTIHIGRGGERDAFGDMSFLQGKYELLPGKMEVHPHYGNQSEYLRAHSTGDASFAETPSPVLKNAISLPTIGGSQALTLPLIPATVFPMQPDPLEVFMSPSPPLKAENPNEVEILQMDALLRSMEVFDGEPSSPFKDVQSKPNVLLDLLEGTHKSTLKAVAKANKFNKSEGLFDKPPSYYIDGRADSLRKANGSLDSNASSDSCDSFDNKDDFQNNVCNQNRNLSSNGFGYFNSDITLSFKQELSRCNKDWVDRDSGVEEGRISDFEFELSKEKSTSQESLAQITGSLLSLELDLGPSILDDVLNIMDKPAAKSRP is encoded by the coding sequence ATGCCAGCAAAAGCACCCATATACCTGAAGCCCACCAACAGCAAGAAGGGGAAAAAGTGCCGACTGAGAGACATTTTGTCCCCCGACATGATCAGCCCACCGCTGGGAGACTTTCGCCATACCATCCACATTGGCCGAGGCGGGGAGAGAGACGCCTTCGGAGACATGTCCTTCCTTCAGGGAAAGTATGAGCTACTACCCGGAAAGATGGAAGTCCACCCTCATTATGGCAACCAAAGTGAATATCTGCGAGCACACAGCACAGGGGACGCTTCCTTTGCAGAGACCCCATCACCAGTGCTCAAGAACGCAATCTCACTCCCGACCATCGGGGGCAGCCAGGCCCTAACCCTTCCGCTCATACCCGCCACGGTTTTCCCGATGCAACCGGATCCACTGGAGGTCTTCATGAGTCCGTCACCTCCTTTGAAAGCTGAAAATCCGAATGAGGTTGAGATCCTGCAGATGGACGCCCTGCTGCGGTCCATGGAGGTCTTCGACGGCGAGCCTTCGTCCCCTTTCAAAGACGTCCAGTCAAAACCCAACGTCCTGCTGGACCTGCTGGAAGGCACACACAAGTCGACCCTGAAGGCGGTCGCCAAGGCCAACAAGTTCAACAAGAGCGAGGGCCTGTTCGACAAGCCGCCGTCGTATTACATCGACGGTCGCGCCGACAGCTTGCGTAAAGCCAACGGAAGCTTAGACAGCAACGCCAGCAGCGACAGCTGCGACAGCTTCGACAACAAAGACGACTTCCAGAACAACGTCTGCAACCAAAACAGGAATCTCAGCAGCAACGGTTTCGGATACTTCAACAGTGACATTACCCTCAGCTTTAAGCAGGAGCTCTCCAGGTGCAATAAGGACTGGGTGGACAGGGACAGTGGCGTGGAGGAGGGCCGCATCAGCGATTTTGAGTTTGAGCTTTCCAAGGAGAAGAGCACCTCGCAGGAGTCGCTCGCCCAGATCACGGGCTCGCTCCTCTCCCTGGAATTGGATCTGGGCCCGTCCATCCTGGACGATGTGCTCAACATAATGGATAAACCTGCAGCAAAGAGCCGGCCTTGA